AAGATGAAAAATTGGTCGTAGTGCAAGTAAACGGCAAAGTGCGTGGTAAAGTCACTGTCCCAGCGGATGCCAGCGAAGACGACGTGAAAACCGCCGCCCTTGCCGATGAAAACGTGAGCCGCCATTTAGACGGATTGAACATCATCAAAACCATTTACATTCCATTCAAAATGTTGAGTTTTGTGGCGAAGTAATGGCTCAACGCTCTCCCGCCAGCGGGAGAGAGACAGCCAAAATACGTTCGGTATTATTTGTAGAAAAAGAACAACAAGCGGTTAGATTTGAATAAAATTTTGCAAATCTCCCCCTACTCTGCCTACGGCAGTAGTTCGTAGGATGGGCTTCAGCCCATCCATTGTTATGATGGATTGTCGATGAGCTGCCCACATAGCAAAAAATAAAAAACCAAGGATCTTCCTATGTTAAAAAAACTTTCCGTACTTTTTGTGCTATTTTTGACCGCTTGCGGTTGGCAGTTTAAAAACAACGAATTATTCCCTGAAGAACTTCGTACACTGCGTTACGAAAGTGCTGACCAAAACAGCGATATGTCTCGCATTTTGCGTAACCAGTTGTTATTGAACGATATTACGATTGTACCCGCAGAGAGCAAAATCCGCACGGCGACATTGCGTTTAAATTCAACGGAAACCACTTCCCGTGTGGCATCGGTATTTAAACAGGCACGTGAAGCGGAGAAAATTCTCAGCTTAACGGTGAAAGCTACTGTATCTGTGCCAGAAAAAGCGAGCTATCCGCTCGAAGTATCAGTGCATCGCACTTTCTTCGACGACTCTCGTGCCGCACTGGCGAAATCGGAAGAGAAAGAGAGCATTATGCGTCAAATGTATGAGCAAGCTTCTCGTCAATTGCTGATCAAAATCGCTGGCTTGCATAGTGAACTTTCAAAAGCGGAATAACGATGTTGCAACGGATTTTTTCGGAAGCGGTCGATGCTAACCTAAGCAAAGGTTTGCAACCATTCTATTTACTTGCGGGGCAAGATTTATTGTTGGTGGGCGAAAGCAAGGACAAAATCGTCCAAACCGCTCGCCTGCAAGGCTTTGAAGAAAAAAACGAATTTGTCATCAATAACGAAACGGCTTGGGAGAAACTGTTCGACCAAGCCCAATCTTACGGCTTATTTGCTAGCCGCCAAATTCTCGTTCTCAATTTACCCGACAACATCACCACCACTCAGCAAAAACAGCTTGCCGAGTTACTTGCGTTGTCAAATCCTGACTTGCTGTTTATTTTGCATCTGCCAAAACTCACTAAGCCGATGGAAAAACAAGGCTGGTTTAGCCAAATCGCAACCCAAGGAGTGTTGATTAACTGCCAAACGCCTGATGTGTCCAAGTTACCGATTTGGCTACAAAATCGAGCCAAAGCAATGAATTTAACCCTTGAGCCTGAAGCGATGAAGTTGCTTTGTTACAGCTATGAAGGCAATCTGCTGGCATTAAAACAGGCGTTGCAACTCCTGCAATTGCAAACCCACTCGGGCAAAATTAGCTTGAGCAAAACCCAAGACGTGATTGAACAATCGGCACAATTCACACCATTTCAATGGATTGATGCTTTGCTTGACGGCAAAATCGGGCGGGCTACTCGCATTTTGCATCATCTTAAAAATGAAGAAATTCAGCCCGTGGTATTGCTACGGGTAATCCAAAAAGAGCTAATGATCTTGCTTGAAATTACCCGCTCACCACAGGCTGTTCAGGGCTTTCAGCCGTTATACAGTGGTAATTTGCGAGCGGAATTTGACCGTTTGAAAGTGTGGCAAAATCGGCGACCGTTTTATCAAAGTGCAGTTAATCGCCTTACTTATGCCAAATTATATCGCTTGATCCAAACACTTGCTCAGCTAGAAAAACAAGTAAAACAAGAGTTTAGCCACGAGATTTGGTTAGAATTGGAGCGTTTCGGCTTACAATTTAGTTAATGGAGAATTTGCACGCCGCATTTGCGTAATAGTTCAGCGGTTTCAAACAGTGGCAAGCCCATTACGCCAGTGAAACTGCCTTCAAGATGAGAAATAAAAATCCCGCCCACACCTTGAATGCCATACGCTCCCGCCTTATCCATTGGCTCGCCCGTTTCGACATACGCCGAAATTTCTGCTTCGCTCAAGGTTTTAAAAGTTACTTCGCTGGTCTGGACGCATTCAAATTGTTCACCACTATAGCTTACACAAACGGCGGTAAACACTTGGTGTGTTCTCCCTGAAAGCTGTTGTAACATTGTGATAGCATCGGCTTGATCTTTCGGTTTGCCTAAAATTTTGCCATCAATTGAAACAGTGGTATCTGCGGTTAAAATCGGCAAATTTGTAAAATTTTCTGTGGAACTGACCGCTTGTGCCGCCCGATTTTTCGCTAACGCAATGCGTAAACAGTAGGCTTTTGCCTGCTCATTCGGCAATGGGGTTTCATCAATTTCCCCTGCAATGCGATGCAACTGTAAGCCAAGAGATCGCAATAATTCCCAACGACGTGGGCTATTTGAGGCTAGATAAATCGCTTTCATACTATTTTCGGGTGAATTTATACACAAGACTTAACGCAGAAACGGGCAATAAACGCGGCAAGGCGCGCATTAAAAAAGTGACCAACCCGTTTGCTAAGCCTTGCAATCCCAAGCGATATTTCAATTTAAATAATCGCCATTCCGCTTTGGCTTGCGGCAAACCACGGCGGCGACCAACCATTCCATTACCCACGCGGGCGTAAACTAATACTTCTGGCAAATTTGCTACTTTTTTGCCGAGTGCGACTAGCTTGATCCACAAATAGTAGTCTTCCTGCAAATCTTCATACCCCCCCACTTCGAGTACTGCAGATTTTTGATACGCCACAGTCATATGATTGAATGGACAGCGTTGTTGAGTAAATTTACAGATTTCACCGTTTCCTGTTGGCACTCGGCGATAACTCACAATATCGTTGATATTTGAACCAAATTCAGCAATCTGTCCACCGAAGATCACGGTGTCAGGATTTTTCTCAATAAAATCAACTTGCTTTTCAAACCGTTCTGGTACGCAAATATCATCGGTATCCATTCGGAAAACCCATTCGTGAGAACATTGCGTTAAGCCGTAGTTTAACGCCTTGCCTAAGCCTTGATTTTGTTCTAACCGCACAATCGCAAGCGGTAAGATTTCAGCAAAATTTTGCACTTCTTGCTCTAATTCAGGGGTAATCTTCCCATCAAAAACCAATACAATTTCATCGGCGAGGCGAGTTTGGTTAGCTAAACTCTGCAAGGCATCCCGCAAAAACTGCGGATTTTCCTTAAAATATAAGGACATTAATACGGAAAACTTCATTAAATAAACCTTTTCATATTGATTGCTAATTTAGGTGAAATTAGCGTAATCATTGTAATAATTAAATATTTTACACTTTTACTTTGCTTAAATAATTCAAAATAATATTTAGCCGCCTTTCGTGATAAATTCATAATATAAGGATACGCCAACATATACTGAGTATTAAAGGCAAAATTGCTTTTTTGTTGTGGTGTTTTTACATATTTATTCGCAATATATTCAATAGCTTTTTCGGTATTTTGATTATTTGTGGAAACACTCGATCTTTTTGTATGAAAAGTGCATTGACTTAATGCATTCTCCAAATAAAAAGGTTGGAAACTTTCATCTGAAACCACTTTTAATACAAATTCATAATCTTCTAACGAATGCAAATCAGTTGATAGCCCATTTACTTTTAAATAGAGATCTTTTTTTACTGCTAACATTGGCATACCACCAATTTTATTCGCTTTTAAAATATTATCTAACGTCAGATCCTGAATATCCGAATAAGGATGGGTAAAATAGGAAAATCCTTCATTAACCATAACACATTTTGCAGGGTGATAGATAAAATTCACCTGAGGATTTTGTTTAATCGTATTCGTTAATAATTCACATTTTTCAGGTAAAAAACGATCATCATCATCTAAAAAAAGTAGCCAATCATATTGTGAATGTTTCACTCCTATATTGCGGCTTTCTGCTGCCCCTTGATTTTGTTGATTACGAATTAAATTAACTCGAAATGGATAGCATTTTTTAATCTCTACGGGTTCTTTAGAACAATCATCAACAATAACCACTTCAAAATCATAAGTGGTTTGCAATTCTAAACTGGCTAATAAATAGGGAATTTCTTCTTTACGATTATAAGAAGGAACAATAATACTAAACATTATTTTCACTCTTTTGTTTTAATAGCACTATATTTTTACCCGAGTGTCCAAATAAGGATAAAAACATAAGTAAGATCATCATAATACCTGGATAAGCATAAGTATCAGCTTTCACATTTAAGATAGTTAAAATGGCTAAAGTGGATAAAATAAATTTCCAACTGCCATCAAACCAGTTTTTTGCAATTTTCACCACAAAGAAAGCAGTAAAGGTAAAGCAAAGTAACATATAACTAAAACCACCATATAAAATTTGGCGTAAAAAACCAGAATCCGTACCACCATAATATCCCCCTTTTGGTGAATAATAGTAGCCATCACCGATTAAAATCTGTTTTAATTCAGGGATAAAAAGATGCTTTTGCATTAAAGTATCCGTTGAAGAACTAATTCTCCCTGTTCCGTGAATTAAATTAATTAACGGTTCTAAAGCGTGTTCAACGTATCTATTATCTGCATAATTAAAGGCTAAGAATAAACAAATTACCGCAAACAGTAGCAATGCTGGAACATATCTCCATTTGAAATAAAGTGTGATGCTAATTACTGATAGCATTAAAAAGGTTCGTCCAGAAATTAGACCAATAAACAACATTAAAAATAAAAAGATAGAATGAATATTATTGTGCTTTGCGTCATAAGCCAATAAAAAATGCAGCAGTATTAAATAGAAAATACTTAACTGAAAAAAAGCTGATGAAGTAAAATTATATAAACGATATTCTTGCTCTGAACCATAAAATTTAGGTAATATAACATTGGTTGAAAGAGCTATATCAATCATAAAAGGAATACCCGCTAAAGCAAGTAAGCCAACAACCGTTTGAACACTAATGCCAATTTTAAAGTCGTTAATCAGTTTTTGTGGTTGATTCAGATAAAATAAATTATAAATAGCGATACCAAATGAAAATAAGAGCAGACTTTTACAATACATAATCAGCACCGAAAAATCCTTTGTACCATATACTAATGCAGGGATTACACTCAATAAAATAAAACCCACCATAATCAATAAGCTATCTACTGGAATAGTAATGCCTTTTGCTAATTTCTTTTGATACCACTGATAGCCTAACATCAAAACAGCAATAACCCCTGCCACAAATGCCATTCGCAAAAAATGGAGTAACCAAGGATCATAAATGTAAAATAAATTAAAAATCGCAGACATTATGCTTTTCCTAAATTACGTTTTACCGCTAATACTTTTTTAAGTGGATATTTAAGCAATTTTTTCAATAGATTATTTGCTTCAGAACCACGAACAGCTTGTAGATTACTATTTAATGTTGGGTTCTCAATGACCATTAGTGGACGAACAATTTGAATATCAAGATTAAACTGATCACCTAATAAAATAAAATCATCGGCTAACCAATAAACCTTATTATACTGTTTTACTTTTTCTAAAATCTCTCTTATGGCTGATTTTTTAATAAGGTAAGCTACGGTACCTGCAAAATAATTTTTATAAGGATAACAAATGGCAAATGGACAATCTTCATCACGTTGAAGTAAAAAATCAAAAGTTGTTGGATAATTAATTTCTAGCTCAACATGATTAAACTCCGCAATTTTAGATTGCCCAACTAATAAAATATCCGCATTAGGATTTTTGTTTAATAATTTGTCTAAATTTTGCTGAAACTCTTGATTAAACTGAGCATCATCTTCACAAATTAACACATAATCCTGTGCAGCAATATCTTCATCATCAATAATTTGCTGATAAACAGATAAATGGCTTAATGTACAACCAATTTCCCCTTTAGTTACATTACGATGATAACGTTGTTCAAATTGATTTATATCAAATTTTTCTGCCAATTCTGTAAGATCACTATTCATCGTATTAATTGCTGAAAACACTTTGAAATCTTGAGTGTTTGGTTGAGCAAAAAAGAGTTCTCGGCGATGTTGATCTTTATCTAGTGAAATTAAATATTTCTTCATTTTATTCTCGAATATCAATAACAGGAATATTGGCTTGCTCTAATAAATCATAACAGGCAATAAATGCGAGATTATCCGTTTCAATTCTTAATCCGATGGTTTCAATATTCGGATTTTTGATATTAAGTACCGCACTACTGAAATAGGTATAAACTCGGCATTTCTGATTGGCAAAATGTTGAGTCATATAGTCTTCAAAAATCAGCGGTGTTTCAATATAGGTTACATTATCTAACTTATATTGCTCACGTGGGTGTGGTAAATAGTAGCCAATATTAAACCGCTTGATCACCTGATCTGCTAATGCAATATTGGCTTGATTATCCAAATAAACAGGCTGCCCTAATAAAATATTGACTACATTACTCTCATCTATTTCAGATGAGTCAGGTAAGTTAAATATATCAACATACTCTGTATTGGCAATAATATTTGGGAAATCGGGATAGATTGTATAATGTTTTTTCGATAAAGCTTTAAGTTTTGCAACGCTATATTTATTGTTTAACAATCCATTGATCACTTTGCGAATAAAAGTATTGGGTTCATCACTATAATAAACACTAGTATTCACAATATTTGCCGTGCCATCATCAAAGGTATATAGCGAATTAAATTGCACACTACTTAGCAAAAATTGAATTTGAATGTCGTTAATACTTGCCACAAAGACTTTATCAAACTGTTCACCTTTAAACTGGCATTTAATTTGAATAATTTCTTTTAACAGATTAAAACGATCAGTATGTTGATAAAAACTGAAAAAAGTATCGCATTTTTGTGCTAAACGCTTTATATAAAATTGAAATTTTGGATTATCAACGGAATAGATCATCACCCCATAAAAAGACTCTTGAGGATATTTATCTATAATCTTTTCTGCAATTAAAACTTGCAAAGGGGTATAACAAATGATTAGGTTCATTATGTATTCTCAAGCTGTTTAGCAATGTTTTTTGTCATAGAAAATAAGATGGGAATAATTGCAACCGCCCCCAAAATACTAGCAAATGGCACATATTCAATCCGAGTTAAAGTGAATCCAATTAAACTCCCTAAATAAATTAAAGTAGATAAAATTGAGCAAATGGAAATTAGCTTATTTTTTCCATGATAGAATAGATAATTAACCAATATAAAATAAGGAATAATCAATGCAACCGCCAATAAAAAGCAAATAATATAGTATTTTGTGCCGACAAATTGATTACCTAACAACCACACTACTAAATTTTCAGGAATTATCCACATCACTAATGCAGGCAATGGCACAACGACAAGCGAAAGCAATGCCCATTTATGCACTTGTTGAATACCAATTCTTTTTTGTTTTAACCCTTCAAAGAAATAAGGCACTAAGGCTTTGTTTATGGCTTGCAATACCACCATTAAAATGGCAGCGACTTGAGTCCCCATTGCATATAATCCCAATTCTGTTTGGCTATATTGATGGAAAATAAAAATGCGATCGAGCTGTCCTTTTAAAAATAGGCTAACATTATGTAAAATTAACGGCATACCAAACGCAAATAAATAAACTAAGGCAAGTTTATATTTTTTAAGAGAATACCGTTTAAATTTAGTTTTTTTGCTATATAAAAAATAGGAAATGAAAAATACGGTTATATATCCCAATAAAATAGCAACAATGCGTTTCTCAACCAAATTGGTTTCAAATAACTCTAATAGAACAACCGTATAAATAACCGCAGAAACGCTCGAAATAAATTGAATAAGGGTATAAGGAATGGCTTGTTTCTGACATTGACGAATACCTAATTGTACGCCCACAAAGGATTGAAAAATGGCGGTTAATGCTACATAAGCTAATATCTCTGATTGAGCAATCCAACAACCAACCAGAATCAAACTACCGCTCAACAGAGTATAAGCGTACCCCGAAGAAACCACTAAATTTAACGAACGTTTTCCATAAAAATAAAAATAGCGAGTAACGGCACCTTCTTGGCTTAAACTAACAATGATAAAAAATAAAACCGTGAAGGTTTGATAATAAGAGAGTTCACCAAAACCTTCTACACCTAATTTTCGAGATAAATAGGGCAATAATAAAAAAGGCATTGCTCGGGAAAGTAATTCCCCGAGCAAATAAACTACACTATCTTTTACTGCTTTCATTAAATTTCTTTCTCAATTAAACTTTCGGCAAGTTGTAAATCGTGAGTGGCATCAATATCGACTGAACGATAAGTTGGCATTAAATAGAATTTCACTTGTGGAATAAAGAAATTCCTTTCTGTTAATAAACTGGCAATATCATTGATATAAATTGCACCGTTAGCACGATACATTTTCGGCAATTGTTGGCGTGGAGCTTCAAAATCGCATAATTCACGCACTGGCACCACACTATCGCCCTCTAAAGAAAACGACTTGAATGGGTGATGCTCACATTCACAAGCCGATACCACCGATTTGCAATTGTCCGATAAATAAAGCTCCATTGCATTACGCACATCCAAAGCAGTGCGTAGCGGGCTGGTTGGTTGGAATAAAGCCGCCACGCCTTCAGTAATTCCTAGAGTTTGTAAGCAATGCAACACCGCATCAATGGTTTTAGTATCGCTTTGAGCCAATTCCACAGGTCGATGCAATGGCTTCGCTCCGTATTTTTCGGCTTCCGCCAAGATTTTTTCGCCATCTGATGTCACCACAATTTCATCAAACATTCCCGACTCTTTCGCCGCCAAAACCGCTCGCCCAACGAGCGAAATTCCACCAACGAGTTGAAGGTTCTTATCTTTGATCCCTTTTGAGCCTGCTCGAGCAGGAATAATTGCAATTTTTTTCATAAATCTGACCGCTTGTGGTAATGAAATTGCCTGCCATTCTAATTTCAACAGCGATGTTAAACAATAGACAAGTTCCGACCAATTAGGAATAATAGCCACATTTTACTTAGCTTGACACAATCCTATGTTTGAACTCACCAAAATTATCACTGCTGTTATTTTACCGCCGTTTAATGTTCTGATTTTATGGCTATTTTCTTTGTTTTTCACCAAATTTAAATGGAAAAAATTGAGCCTTTTCACTGCTCTGTTGGGCATTGGCATTTTGTATGTTTTCAGTATTCCCTACACTTCTCAAAAACTGCACGATTCATTGGTAACAGAAGATAATTTAACCCTTGAAGATTACCGATCTGCCCAAGCTATCGTCTTGCTCGGCGGCGGCTTGCGAGATAGCAAAGAGCTGTACGCCAAACTCGCAACCAACCAAATTGCGTTTGAGCGAGTTCGCTATGCGGCGTATTTACAGAAAGAAACAAATCTACCGTTATTGATTACAGGAAACAGCCCAAATGGCACATCAGAAGCAGCAATAATGGGGCGAGAACTAGAGCTATTTTTCAATGTGCCAACAAAATGGCTTGAACAACAAGCGAAAACCACCCGTGAAAATGCATTATTTAGTAAAGCCATTTTAGATAAAGAAGGGATAAAGAAAATTGTGTTAGTCACAAATCAGTGGCATATGATGCGTGCAAAATTGCTGTTTGAACGAGAAGGATTTGAAGTATTACCCGCAAGCGTTGGGGCGGGCATCACACCTTCGACTTATGGCTTGAACGTGATGTATTTCATTCCACAATCAGGTGCCTTACACAGCAATATGCATGCACTGAAAGAGTGGATTGGTTATTGGAAGGAAAAGTAAGGAAAAAATAAGCACAAGTGAAAAACTTGTGCTTACAAGCATTCAGATCCGACAAGTTTTTTACAAATGTTTTGTTGCTTAGATATCGGTTCCTTTTAAATCACGGCTATAAACTTTATGTAGTACATCTTCAAGATTTGCAGTGACGCGATTGGCTAAAATAATATCCGCCGCTTGCTTGAATGCCAATAAATCTCTCACTATCTCAGCATCAAAAAAGTACTCTCCTTTATACTCTGGCTCATACACAATTAGCTTAACTCCCGCTTCATTTAATCTGCGCATAATACCTTTAATACTGGAGCTTCTAAAATTATCCGACCCCGCTTTCATTGTTAGCCGATATACTCCAACCACTTCTGGCTTCTTACTAAGAATATCATTCGCAATAAAATCTTTACGTGTCACATTGGACTGCACGATAGCACTAATCAAATTTTGTGGAATACTTTGGAAATTGGCAAGTAATTGCTTCGTATCCTTAGGTAAACAGTATCCACCATAGCCAAATGATGGGTTGTTATAGTGTGTACCGATTCTAGGATCAAGCGACACGCCATCAATAATTTGCTGTGTATCTAACCCGAATGTTAAAGCAAATGAATCTAGCTCATTAAAGAAAGCCACACGCAGAGCCAAATAGGTATTTGCAAATAATTTAATCGATTCCGCTTCCGTTGGATTCGTTAGTAATATTTTTGCATTCGGCTCTAAGCTGCAATCCCGCATCATCTGTGCAAAGACTTTTGCAGCTTCGCAACAATCGCCAACAACAATGCGAGAAGGGTGTAAATTGTCATACAACGCTTTACTTTCACGTAAAAATTCAGGGGAAAATAAAATACGTTCTGTATTAAATTGCTCTCTCATTCTTAATGTAAATCCGATAGGAATCGTCGATTTTATAACAAAATAAGCATTCGGATTTTTATCCACTGCGGCTTTTAAAACAGACTCAACAGAACTCGTGTCAAAATAGTCTGTAGCAGGATCATAATCTGTCGGCGTCGCAACAATAATATAATCTGCATGAGAGTAAGCCTCGGTACTATCTACGGTTGCATGTAAATTCAGCTCCTTTGTGGCCAAATAATCGCTAATTTCAGCATCTTGAATAGGTGAAATCTTGTTATTGATTAGCTGAACTTTCTCTGAAGAGACATCTAATAATGTCACTTCATGCTTCTGAGCGAGTAAAACGGCATTTGACAGCCCAACATAACCTGCTCCGACAATAGTAATTTTCATACTTTACTCCTATATTATAGTCAAATTTCCATTAAATGAGAGGTCAATTTTTCTTCACATAATGAAATTAAAGGTTCTGTCGTATGACGACGATCCGAAAACTGTGTACTGAGATAAATATGGCGAGCCAAAGATAATAACGTATAAATCTCCACATCTTTTGCTGTTGCCGTTGAATTATTCGCTAAAAAAGTGTCTGTAAATGCCTGCTGGTGAGCAGATAACGCATGGGGATCCGCATACTGACGAATAGCAAACTCTTTAATATGTGCTAAATAATTCCCTGCATCTAAGGCAGCATGTCCAAGGCATACCAAATCCAGATCAAGAAGAATCATTTGTCCTGGAAATTTGCTACTTTCTAGTATTTGATCTTGATAAAAATCTCGATGTAAAGAGACGGTCGACTGTTCTGATAACTGTATGGCAATTTCTTTACAACCAGAAAGCACCTTTGCAATACGAGTAGAAAATGCTGGTAATAAAAGCTGAGCTTGTGTTAAACGATCATTTAAAATCTGTAGTTCTTTTTCAACTGTCCAAAGTGGCAAATCAACAAATTGGGCGAGTGAGCTCTGATGTAATGTACGCAATGCTTGTGCTACCGCAAAGCCTAAAAAAGATAGGCGTTGATTTTGAGGCATGAGTAGATCACCAATACAGCGTCCGCTCACTTTAACTTGCAACCACATTTTTTGTTCAACCAAAGTACCTAACGGCTCTGGAACACTAACCGCATAACTCTCATCAAATCCGTTTTCCCATAATACTTTCTGAATTTGGAAAGAGCGTTTATCTAACCCTTTGCTACGATATTTCCCGATGACACACTGATTTACGGCTTTGCCTTTAATCTGATATTCAATCAAAGCCCGTCTTTGAACCTTATAACGAACAAGTTTTGCTGACGCTAATACGCCCTGAAACTGTGTTGACAACGTGTTCATCAATAACGATTGCATTTGCGTAATATCAATGAGTGTCGATAAATTAGGTTCAAGCGAGAAATCAAGGTGTTGCTTTTCTGTAGATGCAGTAAATGGAAAGACTTCTTGACTTAAAATGGTTTCAATACGTTGTAAGAGCAACAAGGTATGTTGCTCCCAGTTAGCATCTCGTTTACGGAAAGGTTCAACGGCTAAACGTAACATGGCAGAGGCAACAAACCAACGAAGTCCATCTAAATTTAACTCTGTTTTAGCTTGATACACATTTAAAAATTTAGAAAGTAAATCCTCTGCTTGCCATACAGTTAAAGTGCCCTCAATAACTTGTAGCTCTAGCCTTGCTTGCATCGTCGCTAAATCTAAAAGAGGATTTCCTGTAGCAGATCTATCCCAATCAAGCAGATATAACTCGTCTATCCCTTTTTTATTTTGGCTTTTCACCACTTGATCTAAGGAGAAATCACCATGAATTAATGTCGATGGAAGTAGTTGCTGTTGTTCTAGTCCCTCCGTTACACGCACCACTAATTGAGTAAACCAAGAAATGTGATCAGGTAAAATATGTTCAAATGTTTTCTGAACGCCTTTGAGAGATTGGATTTCATCACTCATTTGATAAGTAATCGGATGACTATAATTTGTCGCATGTACTTTTGCCAACAAACCAGCTAACTGGTAAATATCCTCAGTAGAACAAATAAAACCTGTTTCAGGACATAGGCTTTCACCCTCCTGCCAATTCGTAATAACAGAACAGAGTTGTCCATTAACACCAAGCAGTTTTACATAACCTTGAGCAGCACCAAAAGCTGCCCCAGTCAGCACTCTGCTAAAATCCGATGATTTAATGGTACGGACAACCAATTTCTGATTACCGTGAATTATTTTGGCAACTAACCGACGTTCAGGCTTATAACGCAATATATCAATATTAATTTTTTCTTGTGCTTGTTCTGTTAAATCGCAACAACTTAGAAGTTGATGCTTTAATTTATCCTTAATCAACCAGCCTAAATGACGAATGCCTCGATCATAAGCAGGATGCAAAAGCATAATATATAAATCAAATAATGCTAAAGGTGCATTAGGATCAGCATCTTGAATTAATTTTTGTCTCTTCGGATTATTCCAAGATTCTTCAAATCGCCTTGGAGTTAATGCCTTAGCGTAGTAATTATTTACTTTCCCGTCTTTAAATAAAATCTGTAAAACACAAGCACAGCTATTATTCGGCTTATAGCGTAAATATTGCACTTCAACATCTTTTATCTCATTAAACTGAGGCAACACTTTTAACTTATCTAATAACAAGTCAGAATCTAACAAAGCACACAAGCCTGGTAAATCAGGAT
The nucleotide sequence above comes from Pasteurellaceae bacterium Orientalotternb1. Encoded proteins:
- a CDS encoding Lsg locus protein 4 — translated: MKKYLISLDKDQHRRELFFAQPNTQDFKVFSAINTMNSDLTELAEKFDINQFEQRYHRNVTKGEIGCTLSHLSVYQQIIDDEDIAAQDYVLICEDDAQFNQEFQQNLDKLLNKNPNADILLVGQSKIAEFNHVELEINYPTTFDFLLQRDEDCPFAICYPYKNYFAGTVAYLIKKSAIREILEKVKQYNKVYWLADDFILLGDQFNLDIQIVRPLMVIENPTLNSNLQAVRGSEANNLLKKLLKYPLKKVLAVKRNLGKA
- a CDS encoding glycosyltransferase; the encoded protein is MFSIIVPSYNRKEEIPYLLASLELQTTYDFEVVIVDDCSKEPVEIKKCYPFRVNLIRNQQNQGAAESRNIGVKHSQYDWLLFLDDDDRFLPEKCELLTNTIKQNPQVNFIYHPAKCVMVNEGFSYFTHPYSDIQDLTLDNILKANKIGGMPMLAVKKDLYLKVNGLSTDLHSLEDYEFVLKVVSDESFQPFYLENALSQCTFHTKRSSVSTNNQNTEKAIEYIANKYVKTPQQKSNFAFNTQYMLAYPYIMNLSRKAAKYYFELFKQSKSVKYLIITMITLISPKLAINMKRFI
- a CDS encoding Lsg locus protein 1 gives rise to the protein MKAVKDSVVYLLGELLSRAMPFLLLPYLSRKLGVEGFGELSYYQTFTVLFFIIVSLSQEGAVTRYFYFYGKRSLNLVVSSGYAYTLLSGSLILVGCWIAQSEILAYVALTAIFQSFVGVQLGIRQCQKQAIPYTLIQFISSVSAVIYTVVLLELFETNLVEKRIVAILLGYITVFFISYFLYSKKTKFKRYSLKKYKLALVYLFAFGMPLILHNVSLFLKGQLDRIFIFHQYSQTELGLYAMGTQVAAILMVVLQAINKALVPYFFEGLKQKRIGIQQVHKWALLSLVVVPLPALVMWIIPENLVVWLLGNQFVGTKYYIICFLLAVALIIPYFILVNYLFYHGKNKLISICSILSTLIYLGSLIGFTLTRIEYVPFASILGAVAIIPILFSMTKNIAKQLENT
- a CDS encoding septum formation protein Maf, yielding MKAIYLASNSPRRWELLRSLGLQLHRIAGEIDETPLPNEQAKAYCLRIALAKNRAAQAVSSTENFTNLPILTADTTVSIDGKILGKPKDQADAITMLQQLSGRTHQVFTAVCVSYSGEQFECVQTSEVTFKTLSEAEISAYVETGEPMDKAGAYGIQGVGGIFISHLEGSFTGVMGLPLFETAELLRKCGVQILH
- a CDS encoding amylovoran biosynthesis protein AmsE, which gives rise to MKFSVLMSLYFKENPQFLRDALQSLANQTRLADEIVLVFDGKITPELEQEVQNFAEILPLAIVRLEQNQGLGKALNYGLTQCSHEWVFRMDTDDICVPERFEKQVDFIEKNPDTVIFGGQIAEFGSNINDIVSYRRVPTGNGEICKFTQQRCPFNHMTVAYQKSAVLEVGGYEDLQEDYYLWIKLVALGKKVANLPEVLVYARVGNGMVGRRRGLPQAKAEWRLFKLKYRLGLQGLANGLVTFLMRALPRLLPVSALSLVYKFTRK
- a CDS encoding DNA polymerase III subunit delta, with protein sequence MQRIFSEAVDANLSKGLQPFYLLAGQDLLLVGESKDKIVQTARLQGFEEKNEFVINNETAWEKLFDQAQSYGLFASRQILVLNLPDNITTTQQKQLAELLALSNPDLLFILHLPKLTKPMEKQGWFSQIATQGVLINCQTPDVSKLPIWLQNRAKAMNLTLEPEAMKLLCYSYEGNLLALKQALQLLQLQTHSGKISLSKTQDVIEQSAQFTPFQWIDALLDGKIGRATRILHHLKNEEIQPVVLLRVIQKELMILLEITRSPQAVQGFQPLYSGNLRAEFDRLKVWQNRRPFYQSAVNRLTYAKLYRLIQTLAQLEKQVKQEFSHEIWLELERFGLQFS
- a CDS encoding CMP-N-acetylneuraminate-beta-galactosamide-alpha-2, 3-sialyltransferase, with product MNLIICYTPLQVLIAEKIIDKYPQESFYGVMIYSVDNPKFQFYIKRLAQKCDTFFSFYQHTDRFNLLKEIIQIKCQFKGEQFDKVFVASINDIQIQFLLSSVQFNSLYTFDDGTANIVNTSVYYSDEPNTFIRKVINGLLNNKYSVAKLKALSKKHYTIYPDFPNIIANTEYVDIFNLPDSSEIDESNVVNILLGQPVYLDNQANIALADQVIKRFNIGYYLPHPREQYKLDNVTYIETPLIFEDYMTQHFANQKCRVYTYFSSAVLNIKNPNIETIGLRIETDNLAFIACYDLLEQANIPVIDIRE